The following are encoded in a window of Bacillus sp. SORGH_AS_0510 genomic DNA:
- the ctaD gene encoding cytochrome c oxidase subunit I translates to MSTYAQKKGFGATLWDFLTTVDHKKIAILYLIAGGFFFLIGGLEAVFIRIQLAVPNNDFVSAGAFNEIITMHGTTMIFLAAMPLIFAFMNAVMPLQIGARDVAFPFVNAVSFWLFFFGGVFLNLSWFLGGAPDAGWTSYASLAMASKGHGVDFYILGLQISGFGTLMGGINFLVTIINMRAPGMTYMRMPLFTWTTFVTSALILFAFPPLTVGLVLMMFDRMFGANFFEVAAGGNTVIWEHLFWIFGHPEVYILVLPAFGIFSEIIPIFSRKRLFGYSSMVFATVLIGFLGFMVWAHHMFTTGLGPVANAIFAVATMAIGVPTGIKIFNWLLTMWGGSVKFTTPMHWAFAFIPSFLAGGVTGVMLASAAADYQYHDTYFVVAHFHYVIVGGVVFAIFAGTHLYWPKMFGTMLNETLGKITFWLFFIGFHLTFFIQHFLGLWGMPRRVFTYLPGQGFETANMVSSIGALFMGLGVIIMLINIIMTSVKNVRVGNDPWGDGRTLEWAIPSPPPFYNFKQLPLVRGLDAFWIEKMEGKKGMTPAEPLGDIHMPNSSFIPFVMSLGLFIAAFGVMYHGDKVAWALPVMIIGLLITFGSMFVRSVKDDHGFHIHKEELMDEDDKGVKA, encoded by the coding sequence GTGAGTACCTATGCTCAAAAAAAGGGATTTGGTGCGACTTTATGGGACTTTTTAACAACTGTTGACCATAAGAAAATCGCGATCCTATATCTTATTGCAGGTGGATTTTTCTTCTTAATTGGCGGACTTGAAGCCGTATTTATCCGAATCCAACTTGCAGTACCAAACAATGATTTTGTCAGTGCAGGGGCATTTAATGAAATAATTACCATGCACGGAACTACAATGATTTTCTTAGCAGCAATGCCGCTTATTTTTGCATTTATGAATGCGGTAATGCCATTACAAATTGGAGCTCGTGACGTTGCATTTCCATTTGTAAACGCCGTTAGCTTTTGGTTATTCTTCTTTGGTGGAGTATTCTTAAACCTTTCATGGTTTTTAGGTGGAGCACCTGATGCTGGATGGACGTCATATGCATCGCTTGCAATGGCTTCAAAGGGGCATGGTGTAGATTTCTACATCTTAGGTTTACAGATTTCAGGTTTTGGAACATTAATGGGTGGTATTAACTTCTTGGTAACGATTATTAATATGCGTGCACCAGGTATGACGTACATGAGGATGCCATTGTTCACTTGGACAACATTTGTAACCTCAGCACTTATTCTATTTGCATTCCCTCCACTTACAGTGGGTCTAGTATTAATGATGTTTGACCGTATGTTCGGAGCTAATTTCTTTGAAGTAGCAGCAGGTGGTAACACAGTAATTTGGGAGCATCTCTTCTGGATTTTTGGACACCCTGAAGTATATATCCTTGTACTTCCTGCGTTTGGTATTTTCTCGGAAATTATTCCGATCTTTTCAAGAAAACGCTTATTTGGATATTCATCCATGGTATTTGCAACCGTATTAATCGGTTTCTTAGGCTTCATGGTTTGGGCACACCATATGTTTACAACTGGTTTAGGTCCAGTTGCGAATGCTATTTTTGCCGTAGCGACAATGGCAATTGGAGTTCCTACAGGGATTAAGATTTTTAACTGGCTGTTAACAATGTGGGGTGGTAGTGTTAAATTTACGACTCCAATGCATTGGGCATTTGCTTTTATTCCATCATTTCTTGCCGGTGGGGTAACAGGAGTAATGCTTGCTTCTGCAGCCGCGGATTATCAATATCATGATACTTATTTTGTTGTAGCACACTTCCATTACGTAATCGTTGGTGGTGTTGTATTTGCTATCTTTGCAGGAACACACCTATATTGGCCAAAAATGTTTGGAACTATGTTAAATGAGACTCTTGGAAAAATTACCTTCTGGTTATTCTTTATTGGTTTTCATTTGACATTCTTTATCCAGCACTTCTTAGGATTATGGGGAATGCCTCGTCGTGTATTCACATACCTTCCAGGTCAAGGTTTTGAAACAGCTAATATGGTAAGTTCAATTGGTGCTTTATTCATGGGTCTTGGTGTCATTATTATGTTAATTAACATTATTATGACATCAGTGAAAAATGTACGTGTAGGAAATGATCCATGGGGCGATGGAAGAACGCTTGAATGGGCAATTCCATCACCACCACCATTTTATAACTTTAAACAACTTCCACTTGTTCGTGGTTTAGATGCATTCTGGATTGAAAAAATGGAAGGTAAAAAGGGTATGACTCCTGCTGAACCGCTAGGTGACATCCATATGCCGAATTCATCCTTTATTCCATTTGTTATGTCCTTAGGACTATTCATTGCTGCATTTGGTGTGATGTATCATGGAGATAAGGTAGCATGGGCACTTCCAGTAATGATTATTGGTTTACTAATTACATTTGGTTCAATGTTTGTACGTTCCGTTAAAGACGATCATGGTTTCCATATTCACAAGGAAGAGCTTATGGATGAAGA